In the Sporosarcina sp. ANT_H38 genome, one interval contains:
- a CDS encoding thioredoxin family protein, giving the protein MKTEKQYFDEAISLEQYMNKMEKHKEESFRIYEQFEVPADDEFIELLKVKNPNILVITEDWCGDAMMNNPVLRRIAEAAELDVRTAYRDADPDLIDKHLTNGGRSIPVYLLLDENGEVEAKWGPRAAAIQEYVLELRKDLPSADSPEYKEKQQAFIERITAEYSSKPELWLTVYEDIRKNFLPVLQKQS; this is encoded by the coding sequence ATGAAAACTGAAAAACAATACTTTGATGAAGCCATTTCACTCGAACAGTATATGAACAAGATGGAAAAACATAAAGAAGAGAGTTTTCGTATTTATGAACAATTCGAAGTGCCTGCAGACGATGAATTCATCGAGCTGTTAAAAGTAAAGAATCCGAATATCCTAGTCATTACAGAAGACTGGTGCGGAGACGCAATGATGAATAACCCGGTACTTCGAAGAATAGCGGAAGCAGCGGAACTTGACGTACGTACGGCATACCGTGATGCAGATCCGGACTTAATAGACAAACATCTGACAAACGGTGGCAGGTCGATTCCTGTATACTTATTGCTGGATGAAAATGGGGAAGTAGAGGCGAAATGGGGCCCGCGAGCAGCTGCAATTCAAGAGTATGTTTTGGAACTGCGCAAAGACTTGCCATCAGCGGATTCACCAGAGTACAAAGAAAAACAGCAGGCATTCATTGAACGGATTACAGCAGAATATTCATCTAAGCCTGAACTTTGGCTGACTGTATACGAGGACATCCGTAAAAATTTTCTACCGGTATTGCAAAAGCAATCTTAA